The following proteins are co-located in the Solanum pennellii chromosome 1, SPENNV200 genome:
- the LOC107007866 gene encoding uncharacterized protein LOC107007866, whose protein sequence is MGNSIPQGTSKVVFPDGTFHCYDKPLTVAELMLEHPQQMVVEFKPIADGKRPIPLPADMKLEKNKAYIMLPIRKGKPSNLSSEEARKILTKTSTMLKSKSLLASYTGFLPVFARICPAAVSSLGNGRDHVLNSDKNLYLLKKKDAEDEGSKHDYFSDIVEGRPEFLSRQLSGKGWKPSLDTIKEKSMQEKIRHWLF, encoded by the coding sequence ATGGGAAATTCCATTCCACAAGGCACAAGCAAGGTTGTTTTTCCAGATGGAACGTTTCATTGTTATGATAAGCCTTTAACAGTTGCAGAGTTGATGCTGGAACATCCCCAGCAAATGGTGGTTGAATTCAAGCCGATCGCTGATGGTAAAAGGCCAATTCCATTGCCTGCTGATATGAAACTGGAGAAGAACAAGGCTTACATAATGCTTCCAATAAGGAAAGGTAAACCATCAAACTTATCATCTGAAGAAGCGCGGAAAATTCTAACGAAAACAAGCACTATGCTTAAATCCAAGTCTCTGTTAGCTTCATACACAGGGTTTTTGCCTGTATTTGCTCGTATATGTCCAGCTGCAGTATCATCATTGGGGAATGGTCGCGATCATGTTCTTAATTCCGATAAAAATCTTTacttgttgaagaagaaagacgCGGAAGATGAAGGATCTAAACATGATTATTTCAGTGATATTGTTGAAGGAAGGCCTGAATTCTTGAGCAGGCAATTATCAGGAAAAGGATGGAAGCCCAGTTTAGATACTATTAAAGAAAAGAGCATGCAAGAGAAAATTCGCCATTGGTTGTTTTAA